One genomic region from Pecten maximus chromosome 5, xPecMax1.1, whole genome shotgun sequence encodes:
- the LOC117326846 gene encoding E3 ubiquitin-protein ligase XIAP-like isoform X2 translates to MTRGSDCRFSLTVENRPRCSECCTHPVVFPKLFLGSSRWVFPKRIFKYTFASFGYTYRDRIDNDILGKMSDTISIRPRRNLETRSTKILERHATKNLEFCSVGEDNIGRYKPGTIACLDGSSNAELENNSIENGDAVFPDSRQLQELVEKLVGFNGEDTESLASKQSRPSCVYFVTRLVRFCEVIITSQTLIGSFCITVVKHSKYTYSLVIRVKKPREQGPGSKTKCATSETVFKVTFHIYPDNITFRKLLSSVDVICRSSPRRKSKAIFKKALTVNSSVFINEEVIARVLTVIQNQFRRNLCNYRPIEQSVTLQVFDTQRKVQNASSMSSLFSSLSFTSSCELARPGLIGDNNDRKDVVDSSELKGNSKIPSQQQDSQECSVSTRECFSEEEQEYPQNDGNKNANDRCADNCSTVESVVYDNTSRTPGDNSLALNPEVNEPTSFTESVPSGEQETDVQSNRRHSSPDFTQNQAESVEVTETIHSDVTSESDLIETASGGADHLMYSPRNPLYTLPESRRLSFRAWTKPQHNTDILVDSGFFFTGEEDIVRCFHCDIGLAEWDPEDDPWVEHARHSPDCPFLKSRKDERFINNIQLQWAQIYSPKHPHMDTTAKREESFKPSWPQDFVMQTPRQLAQAGFFYTGATDTVRCHYCDGGLREWEPNDDPWTEHARWFPLCKFVIKIKGLQFIQNSAVPENVPDGHEDLPAAASQGTACAPTFVEECKKKEWKNPLFSAASESVLSVGYSKSTVKEAIMLYIERTGRRDFSAKDLMEIAFELEEQGRASFSEDIDIVSVEEEFQLTPTAMKMENRYLKEKLLCVTCKERERCMLFIPCGHRITCGICSKEQKICPVCSSEVTRAVKTFLG, encoded by the exons atgacgaggggttccgattgccGATTCTCCttgaccgtagagaatcggccgaggtgttccgaatgcTGTACACACCCTGTGGTTTTTCCGAAGTTATTTTTAGGTTCATCGCGGTGGGTTTTCCCAAAACGGATATTTAAATACACATTCGCAAGCTTTGGATATACATACAGAGACAGGATAGACAACGACATTTTAG GAAAGATGTCTGATACCATATCTATCAGGCCAAGACGTAATTTGGAGACAAg atCAACCAAAATACTAGAACGACATGCAACGAAGAACTTAGAGTTTTGTTCAGTCGGCGAAGATAACATTGGTAGATACAAACCAGGTACTATCGCATGTTTGGATGGATCATCAAATGCCGAACTGGAAAACAATAGTATCGAGAATGGAGATGCCGTTTTTCCAGATTCTCGGCAGTTACAGGAATTGGTAGAAAAGCTAGTCGGCTTTAACGGTGAAGATACTGAATCACTGGCGTCAAAACAGTCTCGTCCCTCGTGTGTCTACTTTGTAACAAGACTAGTAAGATTTTGTGAAGTCATAATCACGTCACAGACTCTTATTGGGTCTTTTTGCATCACTGTAGTGAAACATTCCAAGTACACCTATTCATTGGTGATACGCGTGAAAAAACCACGGGAACAAGGGCCTGGATCAAAAACAAAATGCGCTACTTCCGAAACAGTATTCAAAGTGACTTTCCATATATATCCCGACAATATCACCTTTAGAAAACTCCTATCTTCGGTTGACGTAATCTGCAGATCATCACCGCGTAGGAAATCAAAAGCAATATTCAAAAAAGCGTTGACAGTCAATTCCAGTGTCTTTATAAACGAAGAAGTTATTGCACGCGTACTTACTGTTATACAGAACCAATTTAGGAGAAATCTCTGCAACTACAGACCAATAGAACAATCGGTTACTCTACAGGTGTTCGATACACAGAGGAAAGTACAGAATGCATCATCCATGTCATCGCTGTTTTCTTCCCTTTCGTTCACCTCGTCATGCGAATTGGCTAGACCAGGATTGATAGGGGATAACAATGACCGAAAGGATGTTGTGGATTCATCAGAGCTGAAAGGCAACAGTAAGATACCTTCTCAACAACAAGACAGCCAGGAATGCTCAGTGTCAACCAGGGAATGCTTTTCGGAGGAAGAACAAGAATACCCTCAAAATGATGGCAACAAAAATGCAAATGATAGATGTGCTGACAATTGTTCTACAGTAGAAAGTGTAGTATATGACAATACTTCAAGAACACCAGGAGACAATAGTCTTGCATTAAATCCGGAGGTCAATGAGCCGACTTCATTTACAGAAAGTGTTCCTTCAGGAGAACAAGAAACCGATGTTCAATCAAACCGACGACACAGCTCACCTGATTTTACACAGAACCAGGCCGAATCTGTGGAGGTTACTGAGACTATACATTCTGACGTCACTTCCGAGTCTGACCTCATAGAAACAGCTTCCGGTGGTGCCGACCATTTGATGTACTCCCCTCGCAATCCTTTGTACACATTACCAGAGTCGCGCAGACTTTCCTTTAGAGCTTGGACAAAACCACAGcacaatacagatatattgGTGGACAGCGGTTTCTTCTTCACAG GTGAGGAGGATATAGTTCGCTGTTTCCATTGTGACATTGGCCTTGCTGAATGGGACCCGGAAGATGACCCTTGGGTTGAGCATGCGCGTCATAGCCCAGACTGCCCCTTTCTCAAGAGCAGAAAAGATGAACGGTTCATCAACAATATCCAATTGCAGTGGGCACAG ATATACTCACCAAAACATCCTCATATGGATACTACTGCTAAAAGAGAAGAATCCTTTAAGCCATCCTGGCCACAAGACTTTGTTATGCAGACTCCACGTCAGCTAGCTCAGGCTGGATTTTTCTACACAG GTGCGACGGACACTGTCCGGTGCCATTACTGTGACGGAGGTCTTCGGGAGTGGGAACCGAATGATGATCCCTGGACTGAGCACGCCAGATGGTTTCCGTTGTGTAAATTCGTCATCAAGATCAAAGGCTTgcaatttattcaaaattctGCTGTTCCGGAG AATGTTCCTGACGGACACGAAGATCTTCCTGCAGCTGCCTCACAGGGAACCG CTTGTGCACCAACATTTGTGGAAGAATGTAAAAAAAAGGAATGGAAAAATCCATTGTTTTCTGCGGCAAGTGAAAGTGTGCTTTCTGTTGGGTACAGTAAATCGACTGTCAAGGAAGCCATTATGTTATACATTGAAAGAACAG GAAGACGGGATTTCAGTGCGAAAGACTTGATGGAAATAGCATTTGAATTAGAAGAGCAAGGAAGAGCGTCGTTCTCTGAAGACATTG ataTCGTATCAGTCGAGGAAGAATTTCAACTAA CTCCGACGGCCATGAAAATGGAGAACAGATACCTGAAGGAGAAGTTGCTTTGTGTCACATGCAAGGAAAGGGAGAGATGTATGCTCTTCATTCCATGTGGACACAGAATTACATGTGGGATATGTTCTAAAGAGCAAAAAATATGCCCAGTTTGTTCGTCGGAAGTAACACGTGCAGTGAAGACATTTTTAGGGTAG
- the LOC117326846 gene encoding E3 ubiquitin-protein ligase XIAP-like isoform X1, whose translation MTRGSDCRFSLTVENRPRCSECCTHPVVFPKLFLGSSRWVFPKRIFKYTFASFGYTYRDRIDNDILGKMSDTISIRPRRNLETRSTKILERHATKNLEFCSVGEDNIGRYKPGTIACLDGSSNAELENNSIENGDAVFPDSRQLQELVEKLVGFNGEDTESLASKQSRPSCVYFVTRLVRFCEVIITSQTLIGSFCITVVKHSKYTYSLVIRVKKPREQGPGSKTKCATSETVFKVTFHIYPDNITFRKLLSSVDVICRSSPRRKSKAIFKKALTVNSSVFINEEVIARVLTVIQNQFRRNLCNYRPIEQSVTLQVFDTQRKVQNASSMSSLFSSLSFTSSCELARPGLIGDNNDRKDVVDSSELKGNSKIPSQQQDSQECSVSTRECFSEEEQEYPQNDGNKNANDRCADNCSTVESVVYDNTSRTPGDNSLALNPEVNEPTSFTESVPSGEQETDVQSNRRHSSPDFTQNQAESVEVTETIHSDVTSESDLIETASGGADHLMYSPRNPLYTLPESRRLSFRAWTKPQHNTDILVDSGFFFTGEEDIVRCFHCDIGLAEWDPEDDPWVEHARHSPDCPFLKSRKDERFINNIQLQWAQIYSPKHPHMDTTAKREESFKPSWPQDFVMQTPRQLAQAGFFYTGATDTVRCHYCDGGLREWEPNDDPWTEHARWFPLCKFVIKIKGLQFIQNSAVPENVPDGHEDLPAAASQGTAACAPTFVEECKKKEWKNPLFSAASESVLSVGYSKSTVKEAIMLYIERTGRRDFSAKDLMEIAFELEEQGRASFSEDIDIVSVEEEFQLTPTAMKMENRYLKEKLLCVTCKERERCMLFIPCGHRITCGICSKEQKICPVCSSEVTRAVKTFLG comes from the exons atgacgaggggttccgattgccGATTCTCCttgaccgtagagaatcggccgaggtgttccgaatgcTGTACACACCCTGTGGTTTTTCCGAAGTTATTTTTAGGTTCATCGCGGTGGGTTTTCCCAAAACGGATATTTAAATACACATTCGCAAGCTTTGGATATACATACAGAGACAGGATAGACAACGACATTTTAG GAAAGATGTCTGATACCATATCTATCAGGCCAAGACGTAATTTGGAGACAAg atCAACCAAAATACTAGAACGACATGCAACGAAGAACTTAGAGTTTTGTTCAGTCGGCGAAGATAACATTGGTAGATACAAACCAGGTACTATCGCATGTTTGGATGGATCATCAAATGCCGAACTGGAAAACAATAGTATCGAGAATGGAGATGCCGTTTTTCCAGATTCTCGGCAGTTACAGGAATTGGTAGAAAAGCTAGTCGGCTTTAACGGTGAAGATACTGAATCACTGGCGTCAAAACAGTCTCGTCCCTCGTGTGTCTACTTTGTAACAAGACTAGTAAGATTTTGTGAAGTCATAATCACGTCACAGACTCTTATTGGGTCTTTTTGCATCACTGTAGTGAAACATTCCAAGTACACCTATTCATTGGTGATACGCGTGAAAAAACCACGGGAACAAGGGCCTGGATCAAAAACAAAATGCGCTACTTCCGAAACAGTATTCAAAGTGACTTTCCATATATATCCCGACAATATCACCTTTAGAAAACTCCTATCTTCGGTTGACGTAATCTGCAGATCATCACCGCGTAGGAAATCAAAAGCAATATTCAAAAAAGCGTTGACAGTCAATTCCAGTGTCTTTATAAACGAAGAAGTTATTGCACGCGTACTTACTGTTATACAGAACCAATTTAGGAGAAATCTCTGCAACTACAGACCAATAGAACAATCGGTTACTCTACAGGTGTTCGATACACAGAGGAAAGTACAGAATGCATCATCCATGTCATCGCTGTTTTCTTCCCTTTCGTTCACCTCGTCATGCGAATTGGCTAGACCAGGATTGATAGGGGATAACAATGACCGAAAGGATGTTGTGGATTCATCAGAGCTGAAAGGCAACAGTAAGATACCTTCTCAACAACAAGACAGCCAGGAATGCTCAGTGTCAACCAGGGAATGCTTTTCGGAGGAAGAACAAGAATACCCTCAAAATGATGGCAACAAAAATGCAAATGATAGATGTGCTGACAATTGTTCTACAGTAGAAAGTGTAGTATATGACAATACTTCAAGAACACCAGGAGACAATAGTCTTGCATTAAATCCGGAGGTCAATGAGCCGACTTCATTTACAGAAAGTGTTCCTTCAGGAGAACAAGAAACCGATGTTCAATCAAACCGACGACACAGCTCACCTGATTTTACACAGAACCAGGCCGAATCTGTGGAGGTTACTGAGACTATACATTCTGACGTCACTTCCGAGTCTGACCTCATAGAAACAGCTTCCGGTGGTGCCGACCATTTGATGTACTCCCCTCGCAATCCTTTGTACACATTACCAGAGTCGCGCAGACTTTCCTTTAGAGCTTGGACAAAACCACAGcacaatacagatatattgGTGGACAGCGGTTTCTTCTTCACAG GTGAGGAGGATATAGTTCGCTGTTTCCATTGTGACATTGGCCTTGCTGAATGGGACCCGGAAGATGACCCTTGGGTTGAGCATGCGCGTCATAGCCCAGACTGCCCCTTTCTCAAGAGCAGAAAAGATGAACGGTTCATCAACAATATCCAATTGCAGTGGGCACAG ATATACTCACCAAAACATCCTCATATGGATACTACTGCTAAAAGAGAAGAATCCTTTAAGCCATCCTGGCCACAAGACTTTGTTATGCAGACTCCACGTCAGCTAGCTCAGGCTGGATTTTTCTACACAG GTGCGACGGACACTGTCCGGTGCCATTACTGTGACGGAGGTCTTCGGGAGTGGGAACCGAATGATGATCCCTGGACTGAGCACGCCAGATGGTTTCCGTTGTGTAAATTCGTCATCAAGATCAAAGGCTTgcaatttattcaaaattctGCTGTTCCGGAG AATGTTCCTGACGGACACGAAGATCTTCCTGCAGCTGCCTCACAGGGAACCG CAGCTTGTGCACCAACATTTGTGGAAGAATGTAAAAAAAAGGAATGGAAAAATCCATTGTTTTCTGCGGCAAGTGAAAGTGTGCTTTCTGTTGGGTACAGTAAATCGACTGTCAAGGAAGCCATTATGTTATACATTGAAAGAACAG GAAGACGGGATTTCAGTGCGAAAGACTTGATGGAAATAGCATTTGAATTAGAAGAGCAAGGAAGAGCGTCGTTCTCTGAAGACATTG ataTCGTATCAGTCGAGGAAGAATTTCAACTAA CTCCGACGGCCATGAAAATGGAGAACAGATACCTGAAGGAGAAGTTGCTTTGTGTCACATGCAAGGAAAGGGAGAGATGTATGCTCTTCATTCCATGTGGACACAGAATTACATGTGGGATATGTTCTAAAGAGCAAAAAATATGCCCAGTTTGTTCGTCGGAAGTAACACGTGCAGTGAAGACATTTTTAGGGTAG
- the LOC117326848 gene encoding E3 ubiquitin-protein ligase XIAP-like isoform X2, whose translation MNSDTHFVKRVSAVKFRKMNMYHYEHPFLGKKTLQENGDSHKDKEQRGTHLKMHMKKASLKNGKKDWLKTFSLSMNISSKGTSTVLEVNSEYDFDDISNASSSKNNNTHGAVLIANRDDLQKYVFVGDIETKTTEQDINDREPDERDEWNRKECDINQIVYMSKNPCQISLGRPCHPVMSVQYSKDELKRTDRHTPPVITNAMVLKGFLQCALTDLEKKGCFRKPPDRHNVLMPQTFESKMPPLTPIPIYPNDRNEQININPFYSLLNSYGQWPNESGISPSRLAEAGFHSIAPHGHLVGCRSCSIQLSIDDFNGNDPYTVHRQISPTCPAVHRGESISTPVQQEASGPENGIDFETVNNNLHRLQLDAPVENVTRRSEPGQIETINEEHTHLTARNGTQADSVQGASAASAASASSHPIVTYEPRNPGQRSPEVRRESFRNWLGRYQDIDNLVHSGFFFIGEEDIVRCFHCDIGLAEWDPSDDPWVEHARHSPDCPYLRGQRDDQFISGIQRSWAEIYTPKHPQMSQTSTRLETFGPTWPQNYVLQRPEQLAEAGFFYTGEADTVRCHYCDGGLQEWEPNDDPWTEHAKWFPFCKFVLKVKGLSFVQAAALPEENDGESENSIGVTSQFTRAEASYEEKCRKKEQENPMLSAAVESIKEFGYRKKMIKKAILVHVETSGKREFNARELMDIIFKLEEKESSLEEDGYESCSSSDEINFTPKAMAKENEYLKGKQLCDLCRKRDKCMLFLPCGHRSTCEPCGKGRTSCSVCLTEVTSCVKTFLG comes from the exons ATGAATTCCGATACAC ATTTTGTGAAAAGAGTGTCTGCTGTCAAATTCAGGAAGATGAATATGTATCATTATGAACATCCCTTTCTCGGCAA GAAAACATTGCAAGAAAATGGTGATTCCCATAAAGATAAAGAACAGAGAGGTACACATTTAAAAATGCATATGAAGAAAGCGTCACTGAAAAATGGCAAAAAGGACTGGCTGAAAACGTTCAGCTTATCAATGAATATCTCTTCCAAGGGCACCTCAACAGTTTTGGAAGTTAACAGCGAATATGATTTCGACGATATATCAAATGCATCGTCAAGTAAAAACAATAATACACATGGGGCCGTTTTAATTGCTAATCGAGATGATCTACAAAAATATGTCTTTGTCGGAGACATTGAAACGAAAACTACAGAACAAGATATCAATGACAGAGAACCAGATGAAAGAGACGAATGGAATCGTAAGGAGTGTGATATCAATCAGATAGTATATATGAGCAAAAATCCGTGCCAGATTTCGCTCGGAAGGCCTTGCCATCCTGTCATGTCCGTTCAATATTCGAAAGATGAACTGAAACGCACAGATAGACATACACCCCCTGTTATAACCAATGCTATGGTATTGAAGGGGTTTTTACAATGCGCTTTAACAGATCTGGAAAAGAAAGGATGTTTTAGGAAACCACCAGATCGTCATAATGTACTTATGCCACAAACTTTTGAATCAAAAATGCCGCCGCTGACACCAATTCCCATATATCCGAACGATagaaatgaacaaataaatatcaatcCGTTCTATTCTTTACTGAATAGTTACGGCCAGTGGCCGAATGAATCAGGGATATCTCCATCTCGGTTAGCAGAAGCGGGATTCCATAGCATTGCACCACATGGTCATTTGGTTGGTTGTCGTTCGTGTAGTATACAACTTAGCATTGACGATTTCAACGGAAATGACCCATACACAGTCCACAGACAGATATCACCTACGTGTCCAGCGGTGCATAGGGGGGAATCTATTTCAACACCGGTTCAACAAGAGGCATCAGGTCCTGAGAACGGAATTGATTTCGAAACAGTTAACAATAACTTACATAGACTACAGCTTGACGCTCCTGTTGAAAACGTTACCAGAAGATCTGAACCTGGCCAGATAGAAACGATCAATGAAGAACACACACACCTTACCGCACGTAACGGCACACAAGCCGATAGTGTGCAAGGAGCATCAGCAGCATCAGCAGCATCAGCATCTAGTCATCCAATAGTTACTTATGAACCAAGAAATCCGGGTCAGAGGTCACCAGAGGTAAGACGAGAGTCATTCAGAAACTGGCTTGGCAGATATCAGGACATCGATAACTTAGTACATTCTGGGTTTTTCTTTATAG GGGAAGAGGACATAGTTCGTTGTTTCCATTGTGATATTGGCCTGGCAGAATGGGATCCGTCTGATGACCCCTGGGTAGAACATGCCCGTCACAGTCCGGACTGTCCCTATCTGAGAGGTCAACGAGATGACCAGTTCATCTCGGGCATTCAAAGGAGCTGGGCAGAG ATATACACACCTAAACATCCCCAAATGAGCCAGACGAGCACGAGACTGGAGACGTTTGGTCCTACATGGCCACAAAACTATGTTCTCCAGAGACCAGAACAGTTGGCTGAAGCAGGCTTCTTTTACACAG GTGAAGCAGACACTGTCCGGTGCCATTACTGTGACGGGGGTCTCCAGGAGTGGGAACCGAACGATGATCCATGGACTGAGCACGCCAAGTGGTTTCCATTCTGTAAATTTGTCCTCAAAGTTAAAGGGTTGTCCTTTGTACAGGCAGCAGCTCTTCCGGAG GAAAATGACGGAGAATCTGAAAATTCGATTGGAGTGACGTCACAGTTTACACGTG CTGAGGCTAGCTATGAGGAAAAATGTCGCAAAAAAGAGCAAGAAAATCCTATGTTGTCAGCAGCAGTAGAGAGCATAAAGGAATTTGGTTACcggaaaaaaatgataaagaaagCAATCCTTGTCCACGTGGAAACatcag GCAAACGCGAATTCAATGCAAGAGAATTGATGGATATTATATTCAAGCTGGAAGAGAAGGAATCGTCACTGGAAGAAGATGGATATG aatccTGTTCAAGTTCGGATGAAATAAATTTCA CTCCAAAGGCGATGGCTAAGGAAAATGAATACTTGAAGGGAAAACAGCTATGTGATTTGTGCCGGAAACGGGACAAGTGTATGCTTTTTTTACCATGTGGCCACAGATCCACATGTGAGCCATGTGGAAAAGGACGGACGTCATGCTCAGTCTGTTTAACAGAAGTGACGTCATGCGTGAAGACTTTCCTGGGATAG
- the LOC117326848 gene encoding E3 ubiquitin-protein ligase XIAP-like isoform X1 produces MNSDTHFVKRVSAVKFRKMNMYHYEHPFLGKKTLQENGDSHKDKEQRGTHLKMHMKKASLKNGKKDWLKTFSLSMNISSKGTSTVLEVNSEYDFDDISNASSSKNNNTHGAVLIANRDDLQKYVFVGDIETKTTEQDINDREPDERDEWNRKECDINQIVYMSKNPCQISLGRPCHPVMSVQYSKDELKRTDRHTPPVITNAMVLKGFLQCALTDLEKKGCFRKPPDRHNVLMPQTFESKMPPLTPIPIYPNDRNEQININPFYSLLNSYGQWPNESGISPSRLAEAGFHSIAPHGHLVGCRSCSIQLSIDDFNGNDPYTVHRQISPTCPAVHRGESISTPVQQEASGPENGIDFETVNNNLHRLQLDAPVENVTRRSEPGQIETINEEHTHLTARNGTQADSVQGASAASAASASSHPIVTYEPRNPGQRSPEVRRESFRNWLGRYQDIDNLVHSGFFFIGEEDIVRCFHCDIGLAEWDPSDDPWVEHARHSPDCPYLRGQRDDQFISGIQRSWAEIYTPKHPQMSQTSTRLETFGPTWPQNYVLQRPEQLAEAGFFYTGEADTVRCHYCDGGLQEWEPNDDPWTEHAKWFPFCKFVLKVKGLSFVQAAALPEENDGESENSIGVTSQFTRAEASYEEKCRKKEQENPMLSAAVESIKEFGYRKKMIKKAILVHVETSGKREFNARELMDIIFKLEEKESSLEEDGYDTESCSSSDEINFTPKAMAKENEYLKGKQLCDLCRKRDKCMLFLPCGHRSTCEPCGKGRTSCSVCLTEVTSCVKTFLG; encoded by the exons ATGAATTCCGATACAC ATTTTGTGAAAAGAGTGTCTGCTGTCAAATTCAGGAAGATGAATATGTATCATTATGAACATCCCTTTCTCGGCAA GAAAACATTGCAAGAAAATGGTGATTCCCATAAAGATAAAGAACAGAGAGGTACACATTTAAAAATGCATATGAAGAAAGCGTCACTGAAAAATGGCAAAAAGGACTGGCTGAAAACGTTCAGCTTATCAATGAATATCTCTTCCAAGGGCACCTCAACAGTTTTGGAAGTTAACAGCGAATATGATTTCGACGATATATCAAATGCATCGTCAAGTAAAAACAATAATACACATGGGGCCGTTTTAATTGCTAATCGAGATGATCTACAAAAATATGTCTTTGTCGGAGACATTGAAACGAAAACTACAGAACAAGATATCAATGACAGAGAACCAGATGAAAGAGACGAATGGAATCGTAAGGAGTGTGATATCAATCAGATAGTATATATGAGCAAAAATCCGTGCCAGATTTCGCTCGGAAGGCCTTGCCATCCTGTCATGTCCGTTCAATATTCGAAAGATGAACTGAAACGCACAGATAGACATACACCCCCTGTTATAACCAATGCTATGGTATTGAAGGGGTTTTTACAATGCGCTTTAACAGATCTGGAAAAGAAAGGATGTTTTAGGAAACCACCAGATCGTCATAATGTACTTATGCCACAAACTTTTGAATCAAAAATGCCGCCGCTGACACCAATTCCCATATATCCGAACGATagaaatgaacaaataaatatcaatcCGTTCTATTCTTTACTGAATAGTTACGGCCAGTGGCCGAATGAATCAGGGATATCTCCATCTCGGTTAGCAGAAGCGGGATTCCATAGCATTGCACCACATGGTCATTTGGTTGGTTGTCGTTCGTGTAGTATACAACTTAGCATTGACGATTTCAACGGAAATGACCCATACACAGTCCACAGACAGATATCACCTACGTGTCCAGCGGTGCATAGGGGGGAATCTATTTCAACACCGGTTCAACAAGAGGCATCAGGTCCTGAGAACGGAATTGATTTCGAAACAGTTAACAATAACTTACATAGACTACAGCTTGACGCTCCTGTTGAAAACGTTACCAGAAGATCTGAACCTGGCCAGATAGAAACGATCAATGAAGAACACACACACCTTACCGCACGTAACGGCACACAAGCCGATAGTGTGCAAGGAGCATCAGCAGCATCAGCAGCATCAGCATCTAGTCATCCAATAGTTACTTATGAACCAAGAAATCCGGGTCAGAGGTCACCAGAGGTAAGACGAGAGTCATTCAGAAACTGGCTTGGCAGATATCAGGACATCGATAACTTAGTACATTCTGGGTTTTTCTTTATAG GGGAAGAGGACATAGTTCGTTGTTTCCATTGTGATATTGGCCTGGCAGAATGGGATCCGTCTGATGACCCCTGGGTAGAACATGCCCGTCACAGTCCGGACTGTCCCTATCTGAGAGGTCAACGAGATGACCAGTTCATCTCGGGCATTCAAAGGAGCTGGGCAGAG ATATACACACCTAAACATCCCCAAATGAGCCAGACGAGCACGAGACTGGAGACGTTTGGTCCTACATGGCCACAAAACTATGTTCTCCAGAGACCAGAACAGTTGGCTGAAGCAGGCTTCTTTTACACAG GTGAAGCAGACACTGTCCGGTGCCATTACTGTGACGGGGGTCTCCAGGAGTGGGAACCGAACGATGATCCATGGACTGAGCACGCCAAGTGGTTTCCATTCTGTAAATTTGTCCTCAAAGTTAAAGGGTTGTCCTTTGTACAGGCAGCAGCTCTTCCGGAG GAAAATGACGGAGAATCTGAAAATTCGATTGGAGTGACGTCACAGTTTACACGTG CTGAGGCTAGCTATGAGGAAAAATGTCGCAAAAAAGAGCAAGAAAATCCTATGTTGTCAGCAGCAGTAGAGAGCATAAAGGAATTTGGTTACcggaaaaaaatgataaagaaagCAATCCTTGTCCACGTGGAAACatcag GCAAACGCGAATTCAATGCAAGAGAATTGATGGATATTATATTCAAGCTGGAAGAGAAGGAATCGTCACTGGAAGAAGATGGATATGATACAG aatccTGTTCAAGTTCGGATGAAATAAATTTCA CTCCAAAGGCGATGGCTAAGGAAAATGAATACTTGAAGGGAAAACAGCTATGTGATTTGTGCCGGAAACGGGACAAGTGTATGCTTTTTTTACCATGTGGCCACAGATCCACATGTGAGCCATGTGGAAAAGGACGGACGTCATGCTCAGTCTGTTTAACAGAAGTGACGTCATGCGTGAAGACTTTCCTGGGATAG